A single region of the Catharus ustulatus isolate bCatUst1 chromosome 35, bCatUst1.pri.v2, whole genome shotgun sequence genome encodes:
- the SCAF1 gene encoding LOW QUALITY PROTEIN: splicing factor, arginine/serine-rich 19 (The sequence of the model RefSeq protein was modified relative to this genomic sequence to represent the inferred CDS: deleted 7 bases in 4 codons), with product MEEEEKPPRGGEDPGEDGGGPGGAPTEQEGALRASQGLLKALQRLVSGALVWGQDPPLKPPRQRWCWGPRPESGPVWEAAGGPGGALEQLQLSGEGSPPEDEELELVAELRLGGPGGAGGDLGAPAQGPSLESPKRRPPPPPGSPSGPLPAAGPPQKPTETPPTPSRRAEGRTQPAPPSKKVDSSSSSSSSSSSSSSSSSSSRSSSSSSSAPPAAPARPRSPVLDIYDPFHPTDEETQMLGMVEEGEEPPKISDQKYDPFDPTGSNPSSSPSSPSPEEEEEEEEDEEEDEENEEDDDDDEEEEEEAPALPDVSHSISRISETLAGIYDDNSLSQDFEKDPEPPKTPPNPPGADSTLPEDEEEEEEEEDEEERGDGGSSPLDPAAPEPRRRVFVVDLGGKGRAESEAHAKFDGKLSLEVVTANNPKPPQIPNVQTQPKTSKPAAPRHRGRREWGGPGDSEIEEGEIVQPEEERFSPVRIFRGAAPASGAAAPGSGGAGRARTASPIPRPPRLPEGGDDFLSLHADSDEEGDRRRVPTDPRWKSGGGAAGTGSDLRRENPHPTPAARAALSALALGGLQEKIQAIPRGAAATRHNLGRREENNRKAASKSKERHRRRGSRSRSRRRSWSRRSRSREKRRRRRSGSSGRSRHKRSTAGRRRRKKQRSRSRERRGSRHDGKGGEKRRDGAAATRARAVVPPSVQELNDSDLFAIKRTITVSRRGATATPEPKREVLYDSEGLSFEGFSDREHAEFPARKSEQRVAETGKKEKERKRGRAEERPTQREKYKKKFKEYPEATAAKRRRSNGRNPTGKAKAAAGTRKGRETAKSAAPAAARKVKLQSKVSVLIREGVSSTTTPSKDGTGGTGIGVKFARDAESRAAFLKPEEKTEEKIPKRRRRGRGRKNPTWNAQSAGNADGDAENAGGDRDRATAPQTERELTPDSQTVDSSCKTPDVSFLVEEEGGGGGGGGEAQNFGGVEGVVGEAPGAEGEADSRGEAKEETARAAAAAPGAATAAAPGAWSLQGGVDCATSGVLALTALLFKMEEANLASRAKAQELIQATNQILSQGKAAPPPLGPTPGPLPPGPPGRRDSEGRGDSDKYLKKLHTQERAVEEVKLAIKPFYQRKDITKDEYKDILRKAVHKICHSRSGEINPVKVNNLVCAYVQRYKYFRKRGRRGGGAGGAGGGGAGPGNPPEDPPNPGGPQKDPGDKTLPPTLPLPPL from the exons atccccccctGAAGCCGCCCCGGCAGCGCTGGTGTTGGGGACCCCGGCCAGAGAGCGGCCCG GTCTGGGAGGCCgcggggggtcctgggggagccctggagcagctgcagctcagcgg CGAGGGGAGCCCCCCTGAGGACGAGGAGCTGGAGTTGGTGGCCGAGCTGCGCCTGGGGGGACCTGGGGGGGCTGGCGGCGACCTCGGGGCTCCTGCGCAGGGACCGAGCCTGGAGAGCCCCAaaaggag gcccccgccgcctccgGGGTCCCCGAGCGGGCCGCTCCCGGCGgcgggacccccccaaaaaccaacagagacccccccaaccccctcccGGCGCGCCGAGGGACGAACCCAACCGGCCCCACCCTCCAAAAAAGTtgattcctcctcctcttcctcctcctcctcatcttcatcctcctcttcctcttcttcctcccgctcttcctcctcctcctcctccgcccctcccgccgcgccggcccggccgcgctcTCCGGTGTTGGATATTTATGATCCTTTCCACCCCACGGATGAGGAAACCCAAATGTTGGGAATggtggaggagggggaggagccCCCCAAGATTTCG GACCAGAAGTACGACCCCTTCGACCCCACCGGCTCCAACCCCAGCTCGTCGccgagcagccccagccccgaggaggaggaagaggaggaagaagacgaagaagaagatgaagaa aatgaagaggatgatgatgatgatgaagaggaggaggaagaagcgCCGGCGCTCCCCGACGTGTCGCACAGCATCAGCCGCATCTCCGAGACCTTGGCCGGCATCTACGACGACAACAGCCTGAGCCAAGACTTCGAGAAAGATCCGGAACCGCCCAAAACGCCGCCCAACCCGCCCGGCGCCGACTCCACCCTCCCTGAAgacgaggaggaggaagaggaagaggaggatgaggaggaaaggggagatGGAGGCTCCTCCCCGCTCGACCCGGCCGCGCCGGAGCCGCGCCGCCGCGTCTTCGTGGTGGATCTGGGCGGGAAAGGCCGCGCCGAGAGCGAGGCGCACGCCAAATTCGACGGCAAGCTCTCGCTGGAGGTGGTCACCGCCaacaaccccaaacctccccaaattcccaacgtccaaacccaacccaaaacgTCCAAACCGGCGGCGCCGCGGCACCGCGGCCGGCGCGAGTGGGGCGGGCCGGGCGATTCGGAGATCGAGGAGGGCGAGATCGTGCAGCCCGAGGAGGAGCGCTTCAGCCCCGTGCGGATTTTCCGCGGCGCCGCTCCCGCTTCcggcgccgccgctcccggttcgggcggcgccggccgggcgag AACCGCGTCGCCGATCCCCCGCCCGCCGCGTCTCCCCGAGGGCGGCGACGATTTTTTATCGCTGCACGCTGATTCGGACGAGGAAGGCGAT CGGCGCCGAGTCCCAACGGACCCGCGGTGGaaaagcggcggcggcgctgccggaACCGGGTCGGATTTACGGCGGGAAAATCCTCACCCAACGCCGGCTGCGCGCGCCGCCCTCAGCGCGCTCGCCCTCGGCGGCCtccaggaaaaaatccaagCGATCCCGCGAGGCGCGGCGGCAACGCGCCACAACTTGGGTCGGCGGGAAGAAAACAACCGGAAGGCGGCGAGCAAATCCAAGGAGCGTCACCGGCGCCGCGGGTCGCGCTCGCGGTCGCGCCGGCGCTCGTGGTCGCGGCGGTCGCGCTCCAGAGAGAAACGGCGCCGCCGGCGTTCCGGCAGCTCGGGGCGATCGCGGCACAAGAGAAGCACCGCggggagaagaagaagaaagaagcaaCGCTCGCGGTCGAGGGAGCGGCGAGGATCGCGGCACGACGGCAAGGGCGGAGAAAAGCGACGCGACGGCGCCGCGGCGACGAGAGCTCGCGCGGTGGTGCCGCCCTCGGTGCAGGAACTCAACGATTCCGATCTTTTCGCCATCAAGAGGACGATCACGGTGAGCCGGCGCGGCGCTACGGCGACGCCGGAACCGAAGCGCGAGGTTCTCTACGATTCCGAAGGGTTGAGCTTCGAGGGGTTCTCCGACCGCGAGCACGCCGAGTTCCCGGCGAGGAAATCCGAGCAGAGAGTGGCGGAAAcggggaaaaaagagaaggagagaaaacgAGGCCGCGCCGAGGAGAGGCCAACACAGAGGGAGAAATACAAGAAGAAATTTAAGGAATATCCCGAAGCGACGGCGGCAAAACGAAGGAGAAGCAACGGGAGAAACCCAACcggaaaagcaaaagcagcgGCGGGCACAAGGAAGGGGCGGGAGACGGCGAAATCGGCGGCGCCGGCGGCGGCGAGGAAGGTGAAGCTGCAATCCAAGGTGTCGGTGTTGATCAGGGAAGGCGTCAGCTCCACCACAACTCCCAGCAAAGACGGAACCGGCGGAACCGGGATCGGCGTGAAATTCGCCCGCGACGCCGAGAGCCGCGCGGCGTTCCTGAAACCGGAGGAGAAAACGGAGGAAAAAATC CCAAAGCGGAGGCGGCGTGGTCGGGGTCGGAAAAATCCAACGTGGAACGCCCAAAGCGCCGGGAACGCCGACGGCGACGCCGAAAACGCCGGCGGTGACCGCGACCGCGCGACGGCGCCGCAAACGGAACGGGAGTTGACGCCGGACTCGCAAACCGTGGACAGCAGCTGCAAAACCCCCGATGTTTCTTTCTTGgttgaggaggaaggaggaggaggaggaggaggaggagaagctcagaattttgggggtgttGAG GGGGTCGTAGGGGAGGCTCCCGGAGCGGAGGGTGAGGCCGACAGCCGGGGAGAGGCCAAGGAGGAGACGGCgagagcggcggcggcggcaccgggagcggcaacggcggcggcgccgggagcGTGGAGCCTGCAGGGGGGGGTGGATTGCGCCACCAGCGGGGTGCTGGCGT TGACTGCCCTGCTGTTCAAGATGGAAGAAGCCAacctggccagcagggccaaGGCCCAGGAGCTGATCCAGGCCACCAACCAG atcCTGAGCCAGGGCAaggccgcccctccccccctgGGCCCCACCCCTGGGCCCctccccccgggaccccccggg aggagggacagcgagggcagaggggacagtgacaag TACCTGAAGAAGCTGCACACGCAGGAGCGCGCGGTGGAGGAGGTGAAGCTCGCCATCAAACCCTTCTACCAGCGCAAGGACATCACCAAGGACGAGTACAAGGACATCCTGCGCAAGGCCGTGCACAag ATCTGCCACAGCCGCAGCGGCGAGATCAACCCCGTCAAGGTGAACAACCTGGTGTGCGCCTACGTCCAGCGCTACAAATACTTCCGGAAGCGCGGCCGCCgcgggggaggggctggaggggctggagggggcggggccggacCGGGAAACCCCCCTgaggaccccccaaaccctgggggaccccaaaaagaCCCCGGGGACAAAACCctgccccccaccctccccctccccccgctGTAA